The sequence AAGAATAAATTTAAAGGGAGAGAATTATTTTGAACAAAAAATATATTGGAATAATCACATGTTTAATTTTAGCTGTTATAGCTACAAAACTTGGAAAACTGCAACATTGGGTAGGAGCTCCTATGATTGGACTTCTTCTTGGTATAACTATATTAAACTTAATGCCTTCTATTGATAAAGATTTTAAAGCTGGAACTACTTTTGCTGGAAAAAAATTCCTTAATATTGGTATTATCTTAGCTGGAGGAACTCTTAACTTTGCTGAAGTTGTTGGATACGGAGCTAAAGCTCTTCCACTTATCATTGCTAATATCTGCATCTCATTTGGAGTAGCATATTTTGTTGGAAAGAGACTAGGTGTTACTAAAAATACAAGTACTCTAGTTGGAGGAGGAACTTGTATTTGTGGAGGAACTGCAATTGCAACTTTAGCAGGAATTATTAAAGCTAAAGAAGAAGAGATTGCCTATGCAATGACTGCTATTTTCCTATTTGATATCTTAGCTGCTTTAACATACCCATACTTAGCAACATATTTAGGACTTTCTCTTAACCAATTTGGATTCTTAGCTGGATGTGCTATTAACGATACATCAAGTGTTGCTGCTGCTGAAGCTACTTATAGTGCTCTTCATGCTTTAGATTTAAATCTTGCTATCACAGTAAAATTAACAAGAACAACTATGCTTATAGCTCTTGCCGTTATCTTTACAATATTAATGGTTAAAGAGGAATCTAAAAAT comes from uncultured Fusobacterium sp. and encodes:
- a CDS encoding putative sulfate exporter family transporter, with amino-acid sequence MNKKYIGIITCLILAVIATKLGKLQHWVGAPMIGLLLGITILNLMPSIDKDFKAGTTFAGKKFLNIGIILAGGTLNFAEVVGYGAKALPLIIANICISFGVAYFVGKRLGVTKNTSTLVGGGTCICGGTAIATLAGIIKAKEEEIAYAMTAIFLFDILAALTYPYLATYLGLSLNQFGFLAGCAINDTSSVAAAEATYSALHALDLNLAITVKLTRTTMLIALAVIFTILMVKEESKNNAGTGSQTSIAKTVAKVFPMFILWFLVMALLNTFGLFGKDMLNISKYLKTGYKFFVTAALAGVGFKIKFADLFTKGMKPIILGGCTWICIASCTMIFIHVFASYVG